The sequence CGCCCGGATTGGAAAAACACATCAGGCCGTTTGTCGAAATCGTTTCCTCCGTCGCACACTCGCCAGTTCGATGCCGCCCAAGAGCAAGCTCAGTTCAGTGGCTGTGAGCGCGACATGCTTGACGTCTTCATGGACGGCCGGCAACTCAAAAGTGCCGGCTTCGAGCCGCTTGTAGCTGGCATCACAAGACCCTCATTGCGGTGGCGTTACAGGAATGTCGTGTCGCGCTGGGATGGCGCGCGAGCTGCTAGCACTGTTATCGTGCGGCGCGGCGTTTGGGAATGACCAACTGTGGGAATTTGGCGGCCGTCCAGGAGTTCTTTCGGTGGGCCAGCTGTTGTAAACGTCGAAGTTCGTCGTCGTCGGCCCATACGATCCAGTGTTTGCCAGAAGGTGTTCGGCGCGAATGAATCCAACCTTGTCGAGCCCAGTAGTGTACCTTCCGGGGAATCACACCCAGCTTCCGCGCCAGGTCGTGGATCCACCATTCGTTTTGGCCCACGAGGTTGTCGCGAAATAATTCCCCCACCAGCCCCAGGCGACGCACGAGGTCTGCGACTCCACTGGCCGCGAACGGGCCACGACGTCGCGGGGGCACAAAGCCCTCCTGGTTGAGCCGCCCAGCAATCTGCGGTAAATGGAGTCCTTCCCCATGCAGTTGCTTGATGCGCTCCGCCAGGCGTCGGAAATCTTTCAGTTGTTCGAAGCCACCCACAGGGCGTGCGATTTGATGGCGTGTTGACAGGCCTCCGTGCCAAACGATCGTCACCTCGTTCAACTCGGTTGTCTTATCGACCGTTATGATGACGCGGTCCACCAAACAGCGGACGATCTGCGTGCGGTCCATCGCCGTGGTTTCTGGAGCATGCCACAACGCAGCCACGCTACCGGAGAGCGCCTGAATCCGCTGCCGATCGTTTGGGCTGAGCGTGGCAGGCTGTATTGCCAGAAAGCGATGATGCTCCTCCTCGACTTGTCGCTGCGTTTTCAAGGCTTCTTCCCAGCGCGCCTCCAAGGTTCGCGCCACGAGTCGGTTCTCGGGCTCCACGGTGTGATAGTGCCGTTCCGCGCGATCGACATCCTGCTGGGCGCGTTCCAGCTTTCGGCGCCACTGATCGTGCAAACGCTGCCGCTCTCGTTCGACGTTGTCGATCGCGCACAAACTCAGTTCCAAGACGGCGGGCTCCAGAGCGCGAAGCACCTCCCGCGCCACGAGGTCATCGAGGGCGGAAGCCCTAATCCGCCCGCAAGGCTCGTCGAGCGCCAACCGCCAATACTCTTCGCAGTAATAACAGGGGCGTTTATCCGTCTTGTACTTCGTCGCCATGCGATGCCCACACCTGCCGCACACGACCAGGCCCGGCAACAGAGCTTCGCCACGCCGCGGCACGCCACGCGAAACATGCAGCGAACGATTCTGTTTCAATTGCTCCAGGTTCTTTAAGAACTGATCCCACGAGATATAGGCCGGGAGCCGATCGTGGATCAGCACGGCTAATTCCTCGGGAGGCACAAACCACTGGCCACCTTCGGCTCGCCCCGTCCCAGGATTCTTGGTTCCAGAGCGATGCAAACCGTAGGCATAGGCACCGGCGTAAATCGGGTGCCGCAAGATCGAAAGAATTCGGTTGGGAGACGCCGGTTTCCACTCCAACTCGCCGATCCGCCCTCCGCGCTGGCGGCGAAATCCCAACTGGAGATCGTGCAAGGTCAGATAGCGAAACACGGCATAAGCCGAACCGAATTCCTCGAACTTATCGAAGACCAGTTGAATCATGCCCCGCGCTTGTTCGTCAGGCTCCTGCAGCACCTCGCCTGAAGGCGATTTGAAATAGCCCACCGGAACCAACAGGAACAACTCGCCCCGTTCAGCCTTGTTGCGACTGCCTCGCAACAAACGATTCCGCAACGTCACGAGTTCGAATTCGCTCATCGCGCCTTTCATTCCCAGCAACAGGCGGTCGTTGCTGTCCCGCGCGTCGTACAGGCCGTCTTGATCGCACAGCAACGATTGGAAAACGCCGCACACGTCGACCAATTGATGCCAATCCTTGTTGGACCGAGAAAGCCGA comes from Pirellulales bacterium and encodes:
- a CDS encoding recombinase family protein — protein: MSDLLVQAVSHGSKLRVGAADQPAVLCGWKATSKIRDLHLDRLAMVYVRQSSPQQVIENRESRERQYVLAEFAQRLGWPAERVVVIDEDQGQSGKTADHRSGFQRLMTEVSLNHVGIVLGLELSRLSRSNKDWHQLVDVCGVFQSLLCDQDGLYDARDSNDRLLLGMKGAMSEFELVTLRNRLLRGSRNKAERGELFLLVPVGYFKSPSGEVLQEPDEQARGMIQLVFDKFEEFGSAYAVFRYLTLHDLQLGFRRQRGGRIGELEWKPASPNRILSILRHPIYAGAYAYGLHRSGTKNPGTGRAEGGQWFVPPEELAVLIHDRLPAYISWDQFLKNLEQLKQNRSLHVSRGVPRRGEALLPGLVVCGRCGHRMATKYKTDKRPCYYCEEYWRLALDEPCGRIRASALDDLVAREVLRALEPAVLELSLCAIDNVERERQRLHDQWRRKLERAQQDVDRAERHYHTVEPENRLVARTLEARWEEALKTQRQVEEEHHRFLAIQPATLSPNDRQRIQALSGSVAALWHAPETTAMDRTQIVRCLVDRVIITVDKTTELNEVTIVWHGGLSTRHQIARPVGGFEQLKDFRRLAERIKQLHGEGLHLPQIAGRLNQEGFVPPRRRGPFAASGVADLVRRLGLVGELFRDNLVGQNEWWIHDLARKLGVIPRKVHYWARQGWIHSRRTPSGKHWIVWADDDELRRLQQLAHRKNSWTAAKFPQLVIPKRRAAR